Proteins from a single region of Rhinolophus sinicus isolate RSC01 linkage group LG13, ASM3656204v1, whole genome shotgun sequence:
- the RTEL1 gene encoding regulator of telomere elongation helicase 1 isoform X8, which yields MGSGCRRALLNRSLGGGFFVTRPCRKGGQSVFRGSSGEQHHVPTPRAGITYLVWLRPTQPAFQPPSVLSRGQANMPKITLNGVMVDFPFQPYRCQEEYMTKVLECLQKKVNGILESPTGTGKTLCLLCATLAWREHLRDAISAHKIAERVPGELFLHRPLSSWGNAASDGDATACSMDIPKVIYASRTHSQLTQAISELRNTSYRPRVCVLGSREQLCIHPEVKKQESNHLQIHLCRKKVASHSCHFYNNVEEKSLEQELATPIMDIEDLVRSGNRHKLCPYYLSRNLRQQADIIFMPYNYLLDAKSRRAHNIDLKGTVVIFDEAHNVEKMCEESASFDLTPHDVASGLSAVDQVLEEQAKAAQQGEPGPAFGADSSSVLNMELEDLAKLKMILLRLEEAIDAVELPGDDRGVTKPGSFIFELFAEAQITSQTKSCILDSLDQVIQHLAGRAGLLTSTVGLQKLSDIIQFFACLDVDQHGLPPLPLFLEGSSGPGLCVIVFNADPADGGSAPVVGPGGSQSYKVHIHPDASHRKTAQLSDAWGSTAARRQGKVLSYWCFSPGHSMRELAHQGVRSLILTSGTLAPVSSLALEMQMFSDGCLSSLGKALGNIARVVPHGLLVFFPSYPVMEKSLEFWRAHDFARKLEALKPVFVEPRSKADFSEVMGAYYASIASPASRGAAFLAVCRGKASEGLDFADMNGRGVVVTGLPYPPRKDPRVVLKMQFLDEMKGQSRAGGQVLSGQDWYRQQASRAVNQAIGRVIRHRHDYGAIFLCDHRFMSADARAQLPSWVRPHVKVYDHFGHIIRDVAQFFRVAQKTMPVPAPLAAAASLGQGEAAVTAMSPGPLSTRKAKSLDVHVPSLRRTPTGGPHTHAPTGLPAARDTEDAEGSLCVRYEQEPTHAQRRPVGLLAALEHSEQLAGGPGDEAPPREEEAQCCSTSSLPREKRSGDEQRGGRRKIRLVSNQEGPAAGAQAGRARLFMVAVKQALSQASFAVFTQTLQDYKGSDDFQALADRLGPLFAEDPRKHKLLQGFYQFVRPHHKERFEQLCLQLTGQGCGNLPNHSLPPGQWARLALEPSGRRQRDSKLTLSQGAARQLDPGEHLNQGGPHLASRPPPQGDPGGWQKGSGAARAEARGQPAVSAYLADARRALGSAGCSQLLAALTTYKRDDDFEKVVAVVAALTTSRPEDLALLQRFSMFVRPHHKERFRQTCADLTGQPAPGTSTELPGPREGSPTVPPDLAPGAAGPGPSEQERPGTTQSKISSFLTRGPPGAPLGHTQPQSGRSPVGPWEAGPSSRPAVLTAVPAAGLVCPGCRVEEAVPFQCPSCDFHCCRACWQQHLQANRRMCPACYATTRKQSLSQIFWPESQ from the exons GGGTTCCTCTGGAGAACAGCATCATGTCCCAACGCCAAGGGCTGGTATCACTTACCTGGTGTGGCTGAGACCCACACAGCCTGCATTTCAGCCACCCTCTGTGCTCTCCCGAGGACAGGCCAATATGCCCAAGATAACCCTGAACGGTGTGATGGTGGATTTCCCTTTCCAGCCATACAGATGCCAGGAGGAGTACATGACTAAGGTTCTGGAGTGTCTGCAGAAG AAAGTGAACGGCATCCTGGAGAGCCCCACAGGTACAGGGAAGACcctgtgcctgctgtgtgccacgCTGGCCTGGCGGGAGCACCTCCGCGATGCCATCTCTGCCCACAAGATCGCTGAGAGGGTGCCAGGGGAGCTCTTTCTCCATCGCCCCTTATCATCCTGGGGGAATGCTGCTTCAGATGGAGACGCCACAG CCTGCTCCATGGACATCCCAAAGGTCATTTATGCCTCCAGGACCCACTCGCAGCTCACGCAGGCCATCAGCGAGCTTCGGAACACCTCCTACCG GCCCAGGGTGTGCGTTCTGGGCTCCCGGGAACAGCTGTGCATCCACCCCGAGGTGAAGAAGCAAGAGAGTAACCATCTGCAG ATCCACCTGTGCCGCAAGAAGGTAGCGAGCCACTCCTGTCATTTCTACAACAATGTTGAAG AGAAGAGCCTGGAGCAGGAGCTGGCCACCCCCATCATGGACATCGAGGACCTGGTCAGGAGTGGGAACAGGCACAA GCTGTGCCCGTATTACCTGTCCCGGAACCTGAGGCAGCAGGCGGACATCATCTTCATGCCGTACAACTACCTGCTGGACGCCAAG AGTCGCCGGGCACACAACATCGACCTGAAGGGGACGGTGGTGATCTTTGATGAAGCTCACAACGTG GAGAAGATGTGCGAGGAGTCGGCATCCTTTGACCTGACCCCCCACGACGTGGCCTCTGGACTGAGCGCTGTGGACCAGGTTCTGGAGGAGCAGGCCAAGGCGGCCCAGCAGGGCGAGCCCGGCCCGGCGTTCGGCGCCGACTCCAGCTCAG TGCTGAACATGGAGCTGGAAGACCTCGCGAAGCTGAAGA TGATCCTGCTTCGCCTGGAGGAGGCCATTGATGCTGTTGAGCTGCCCGGAGATGACAGAGGTGTCACCAAGCCAGGGAG cTTTATCTTTGAGCTGTTTGCTGAGGCCCAGATCACATCTCAGACCAAGAGCTGCATCCTGGACTCTCTGGACCAGGTCATCCAACACCTGGCAGGAC GTGCAGGGCTGCTCACCAGCACGGTGGGGCTGCAGAAGCTCTCGGACATCATCCAG TTCTTCGCCTGCCTGGATGTTGACCAGCATGGGCTTCCTCCACTGCCTCTGTTTCTAGAAGGATCCAGCGGACCAGGCCTCTGTGTG ATCGTGTTCAACGCAGATCCTGCTGATGGTGGCTCTGCTCCCGTGGTGGGGCCTGGGGGCTCTCAGTCCTACAAG GTGCACATTCACCCTGACGCCAGTCACCGGAAGACAGCTCAGCTGTCAGACGCCTGgggcagcacagcagccagaaGGCAAG GGAAGGTGCTCAGTTACTGGTGCTTCAGCCCTGGGCACAGCATGCGTGAGCTGGCCCACCAGGGCGTCCGTTCCCTCATCCTCACCAGCGGGACGCTGGCCCCCGTGTCCTCGCTCGCCCTGGAGATGCAGAT GTTCTCTGATGGCTGCTTATCCTCCTTGGGGAAGGCGCTAG GCAACATCGCCCGCGTCGTCCCCCATGGGCTCCTGGTCTTCTTCCCCTCATACCCGGTCATGGAGAAAAGCCTGGAATTCTGGCGG gCCCATGACTTTGCCCGGAAGCTGGAGGCCCTGAAACCTGTGTTTGTGGAGCCCAGGAGCAAGGCTGACTTCTCAGAG GTGATGGGTGCTTACTATGCGAGCATTGCCTCCCCTGCATCCCGTGGGGCTGCCTTCCTGGCTGTGTGCCGGGGAAAG GCCAGTGAGGGGCTGGACTTCGCAGACATGAATGGCCGAGGGGTGGTCGTCACAGGCCTCCCGTACCCCCCACGCAAGGACCCCCGGGTGGTCCTGAAGATGCAGTTCCTGGATGAGATGAAGGGCCAGAGCAGGGCTGGCGGCCAG GTCCTGTCCGGGCAAGACTGGTACCGGCAGCAGGCGTCCAGGGCTGTGAACCAGGCCATCGGGCGGGTCATCCGGCATCGCCATGACTATGGCGCCATCTTCCTCTGTGACCACAG GTTCATGTCTGCAGACGCCAGAGCCCAGCTGCCCTCCTGGGTACGCCCCCACGTCAAGGTGTACGATCACTTCGGCCACATCATCCGAGACGTGGCCCAGTTCTTCCGTGTTGCCCAGAAAACA ATGCCGGTGCCGGCCCCCCTGGCTGCTGCCGCGAGCCTGGGCCAGGGAGAAGCTGCTGTCACGGCCATGTCGCCCGGGCCCCTCTCCACCAGGAAAGCCAAGAGTCTGGATGTGCACGTCCCCAGCCTGAGGCGGACACCCACAG GTGGGCCCCACACCCATGCTCCCACAGGGCTGCCAGCCGCCCGGGACACCGAGGACGCCGAGGGCAGCCTGTGTGTGAGGTATGAGCAGGAGCCCACCCACGCCCAGCGGAGGCCCGTGGGGCTGCTGGCCGCCCTGGAACACAGCGAGCAGCTGGCCGGGGGGCCTGGGGACGAGGCCCCGCCCAGGGAGGAAGAG GCACAGTGCTGCTCCACCTCATCCCTCCCAAGAGAGAAGAGGTCTGGGGAcgagcagagaggagggaggaggaagatcAGACTGGTCAGCAATCAG GAGGGGCCGGCGGCTGGAGCCCAGGCGGGCAGGGCCAGGCTGTTCATGGTGGCCGTGAAGCAGGCGCTGAGCCAGGCCAGCTTCGCCGTCTTCACCCAGACCCTGCAAGACTACAAGGGCTCCGATGACTTCCAGGCCCTGGCAGACCGCCTTGGCCCGCTCTTTGCTGAGGACCCCAGGAAGCACAAGCTGCTCCAAG GCTTCTACCAGTTCGTGCGGCCCCACCACAAGGAGCGTTTTGAACAGCTCTGCCTGCAGCTGACGGGCCAGGGCTGCGGTAACCTGCCCAATCACAGCCTTCCCCCTGGGCAGTGGGCACGACTGGCCTTGGAGCCCAGTG GAAGGAGGCAGCGTGACTCCAAACTGACACTGTCCCAGGGCGCGGCCAGGCAGCTGGACCCTGGGGAACATCTGAACCAGGGTGGGCCCCACCTGGCCTCCAGGCCACCACCCCAAG GAGACCCTGGCGGTTGGCAAAAGGGGTCTGGAGCCGCTAGAGCAGAGGCGCGGGGCCAGCCTGCCGTGAGTGCCTACCTGGCAGATGCCCGCCGGGCCTTGGGCTCTGCAGGCTGTAGCCAGCTCCTGGCAGCACTGACCACCTACAAACGGGATGATGACTTTGAGAAGGTGGTGGCTGTGGTGGCGGCACTTACCACATCGAGGCCAGAGGATTTGGCCCTGTTGCAGA GGTTCAGCATGTTTGTGCGTCCGCACCACAAGGAACGCTTCCGGCAGACGTGCGCAGACCTGACCGGCCAACCTGCCCCAGGCACGAGCACCGAGCTGCCAGGACCCCGGGAAGGGAGCCCCACCGTGCCTCCTGACCTCGCCCCCGGGGCTGCTGGGCCAG GCCCCTCAGAGCAGGAGAGGCCAGGGACGACTCAGAGCAAGATCTCCTCCTTCCTGACACGGGGGCCCCCCGGGGCCCCCCTGGGACACACGCAGCCCCAGAGTGGTAGGTCTCCTGTGGGGCCGTGGGAGGCCGGCCCAAGCAGCAGGCCGGCGGTGCTCACAGCGGTCCCTGCGGCAGGCCTGGTGTGCCCCGGCTGCAGGGTGGAGGAAGCGGTCCCCTTCCAGTGCCCCTCCTGTGACTTTCACTGCTGCCGGGCCTGCTGGCAACAGCACCTCCAG GCCAATAGGAGGATGTGCCCTGCCTGCTATGCCACCACCAGGAAGCAGAGCCTCTCGCAGATCTTCTGGCCGGAGTCCCAGTGA
- the RTEL1 gene encoding regulator of telomere elongation helicase 1 isoform X6 has protein sequence MQGGSSGEQHHVPTPRAGITYLVWLRPTQPAFQPPSVLSRGQANMPKITLNGVMVDFPFQPYRCQEEYMTKVLECLQKKVNGILESPTGTGKTLCLLCATLAWREHLRDAISAHKIAERVPGELFLHRPLSSWGNAASDGDATACSMDIPKVIYASRTHSQLTQAISELRNTSYRPRVCVLGSREQLCIHPEVKKQESNHLQIHLCRKKVASHSCHFYNNVEEKSLEQELATPIMDIEDLVRSGNRHKLCPYYLSRNLRQQADIIFMPYNYLLDAKSRRAHNIDLKGTVVIFDEAHNVEKMCEESASFDLTPHDVASGLSAVDQVLEEQAKAAQQGEPGPAFGADSSSVLNMELEDLAKLKMILLRLEEAIDAVELPGDDRGVTKPGSFIFELFAEAQITSQTKSCILDSLDQVIQHLAGRAGLLTSTVGLQKLSDIIQFFACLDVDQHGLPPLPLFLEGSSGPGLCVIVFNADPADGGSAPVVGPGGSQSYKVHIHPDASHRKTAQLSDAWGSTAARRQGKVLSYWCFSPGHSMRELAHQGVRSLILTSGTLAPVSSLALEMQIPFPVCLENPHVIDKHQIWVGIVPKGPDQVQLSSAYDKRFSDGCLSSLGKALGNIARVVPHGLLVFFPSYPVMEKSLEFWRAHDFARKLEALKPVFVEPRSKADFSEVMGAYYASIASPASRGAAFLAVCRGKASEGLDFADMNGRGVVVTGLPYPPRKDPRVVLKMQFLDEMKGQSRAGGQVLSGQDWYRQQASRAVNQAIGRVIRHRHDYGAIFLCDHRFMSADARAQLPSWVRPHVKVYDHFGHIIRDVAQFFRVAQKTMPVPAPLAAAASLGQGEAAVTAMSPGPLSTRKAKSLDVHVPSLRRTPTGGPHTHAPTGLPAARDTEDAEGSLCVRYEQEPTHAQRRPVGLLAALEHSEQLAGGPGDEAPPREEEAQCCSTSSLPREKRSGDEQRGGRRKIRLVSNQEGPAAGAQAGRARLFMVAVKQALSQASFAVFTQTLQDYKGSDDFQALADRLGPLFAEDPRKHKLLQGFYQFVRPHHKERFEQLCLQLTGQGCGNLPNHSLPPGQWARLALEPSGRRQRDSKLTLSQGAARQLDPGEHLNQGGPHLASRPPPQGDPGGWQKGSGAARAEARGQPAVSAYLADARRALGSAGCSQLLAALTTYKRDDDFEKVVAVVAALTTSRPEDLALLQRFSMFVRPHHKERFRQTCADLTGQPAPGTSTELPGPREGSPTVPPDLAPGAAGPGPSEQERPGTTQSKISSFLTRGPPGAPLGHTQPQSGRSPVGPWEAGPSSRPAVLTAVPAAGLVCPGCRVEEAVPFQCPSCDFHCCRACWQQHLQANRRMCPACYATTRKQSLSQIFWPESQ, from the exons ATGCAGGG GGGTTCCTCTGGAGAACAGCATCATGTCCCAACGCCAAGGGCTGGTATCACTTACCTGGTGTGGCTGAGACCCACACAGCCTGCATTTCAGCCACCCTCTGTGCTCTCCCGAGGACAGGCCAATATGCCCAAGATAACCCTGAACGGTGTGATGGTGGATTTCCCTTTCCAGCCATACAGATGCCAGGAGGAGTACATGACTAAGGTTCTGGAGTGTCTGCAGAAG AAAGTGAACGGCATCCTGGAGAGCCCCACAGGTACAGGGAAGACcctgtgcctgctgtgtgccacgCTGGCCTGGCGGGAGCACCTCCGCGATGCCATCTCTGCCCACAAGATCGCTGAGAGGGTGCCAGGGGAGCTCTTTCTCCATCGCCCCTTATCATCCTGGGGGAATGCTGCTTCAGATGGAGACGCCACAG CCTGCTCCATGGACATCCCAAAGGTCATTTATGCCTCCAGGACCCACTCGCAGCTCACGCAGGCCATCAGCGAGCTTCGGAACACCTCCTACCG GCCCAGGGTGTGCGTTCTGGGCTCCCGGGAACAGCTGTGCATCCACCCCGAGGTGAAGAAGCAAGAGAGTAACCATCTGCAG ATCCACCTGTGCCGCAAGAAGGTAGCGAGCCACTCCTGTCATTTCTACAACAATGTTGAAG AGAAGAGCCTGGAGCAGGAGCTGGCCACCCCCATCATGGACATCGAGGACCTGGTCAGGAGTGGGAACAGGCACAA GCTGTGCCCGTATTACCTGTCCCGGAACCTGAGGCAGCAGGCGGACATCATCTTCATGCCGTACAACTACCTGCTGGACGCCAAG AGTCGCCGGGCACACAACATCGACCTGAAGGGGACGGTGGTGATCTTTGATGAAGCTCACAACGTG GAGAAGATGTGCGAGGAGTCGGCATCCTTTGACCTGACCCCCCACGACGTGGCCTCTGGACTGAGCGCTGTGGACCAGGTTCTGGAGGAGCAGGCCAAGGCGGCCCAGCAGGGCGAGCCCGGCCCGGCGTTCGGCGCCGACTCCAGCTCAG TGCTGAACATGGAGCTGGAAGACCTCGCGAAGCTGAAGA TGATCCTGCTTCGCCTGGAGGAGGCCATTGATGCTGTTGAGCTGCCCGGAGATGACAGAGGTGTCACCAAGCCAGGGAG cTTTATCTTTGAGCTGTTTGCTGAGGCCCAGATCACATCTCAGACCAAGAGCTGCATCCTGGACTCTCTGGACCAGGTCATCCAACACCTGGCAGGAC GTGCAGGGCTGCTCACCAGCACGGTGGGGCTGCAGAAGCTCTCGGACATCATCCAG TTCTTCGCCTGCCTGGATGTTGACCAGCATGGGCTTCCTCCACTGCCTCTGTTTCTAGAAGGATCCAGCGGACCAGGCCTCTGTGTG ATCGTGTTCAACGCAGATCCTGCTGATGGTGGCTCTGCTCCCGTGGTGGGGCCTGGGGGCTCTCAGTCCTACAAG GTGCACATTCACCCTGACGCCAGTCACCGGAAGACAGCTCAGCTGTCAGACGCCTGgggcagcacagcagccagaaGGCAAG GGAAGGTGCTCAGTTACTGGTGCTTCAGCCCTGGGCACAGCATGCGTGAGCTGGCCCACCAGGGCGTCCGTTCCCTCATCCTCACCAGCGGGACGCTGGCCCCCGTGTCCTCGCTCGCCCTGGAGATGCAGAT CCCTTTCCCAGTCTGCCTGGAAAACCCACATGTCATCGACAAGCACCAGATCTGGGTGGGAATCGTCCCCAAAGGCCCTGACCAAGTCCAGCTGAGCTCCGCCTATGACAAACG GTTCTCTGATGGCTGCTTATCCTCCTTGGGGAAGGCGCTAG GCAACATCGCCCGCGTCGTCCCCCATGGGCTCCTGGTCTTCTTCCCCTCATACCCGGTCATGGAGAAAAGCCTGGAATTCTGGCGG gCCCATGACTTTGCCCGGAAGCTGGAGGCCCTGAAACCTGTGTTTGTGGAGCCCAGGAGCAAGGCTGACTTCTCAGAG GTGATGGGTGCTTACTATGCGAGCATTGCCTCCCCTGCATCCCGTGGGGCTGCCTTCCTGGCTGTGTGCCGGGGAAAG GCCAGTGAGGGGCTGGACTTCGCAGACATGAATGGCCGAGGGGTGGTCGTCACAGGCCTCCCGTACCCCCCACGCAAGGACCCCCGGGTGGTCCTGAAGATGCAGTTCCTGGATGAGATGAAGGGCCAGAGCAGGGCTGGCGGCCAG GTCCTGTCCGGGCAAGACTGGTACCGGCAGCAGGCGTCCAGGGCTGTGAACCAGGCCATCGGGCGGGTCATCCGGCATCGCCATGACTATGGCGCCATCTTCCTCTGTGACCACAG GTTCATGTCTGCAGACGCCAGAGCCCAGCTGCCCTCCTGGGTACGCCCCCACGTCAAGGTGTACGATCACTTCGGCCACATCATCCGAGACGTGGCCCAGTTCTTCCGTGTTGCCCAGAAAACA ATGCCGGTGCCGGCCCCCCTGGCTGCTGCCGCGAGCCTGGGCCAGGGAGAAGCTGCTGTCACGGCCATGTCGCCCGGGCCCCTCTCCACCAGGAAAGCCAAGAGTCTGGATGTGCACGTCCCCAGCCTGAGGCGGACACCCACAG GTGGGCCCCACACCCATGCTCCCACAGGGCTGCCAGCCGCCCGGGACACCGAGGACGCCGAGGGCAGCCTGTGTGTGAGGTATGAGCAGGAGCCCACCCACGCCCAGCGGAGGCCCGTGGGGCTGCTGGCCGCCCTGGAACACAGCGAGCAGCTGGCCGGGGGGCCTGGGGACGAGGCCCCGCCCAGGGAGGAAGAG GCACAGTGCTGCTCCACCTCATCCCTCCCAAGAGAGAAGAGGTCTGGGGAcgagcagagaggagggaggaggaagatcAGACTGGTCAGCAATCAG GAGGGGCCGGCGGCTGGAGCCCAGGCGGGCAGGGCCAGGCTGTTCATGGTGGCCGTGAAGCAGGCGCTGAGCCAGGCCAGCTTCGCCGTCTTCACCCAGACCCTGCAAGACTACAAGGGCTCCGATGACTTCCAGGCCCTGGCAGACCGCCTTGGCCCGCTCTTTGCTGAGGACCCCAGGAAGCACAAGCTGCTCCAAG GCTTCTACCAGTTCGTGCGGCCCCACCACAAGGAGCGTTTTGAACAGCTCTGCCTGCAGCTGACGGGCCAGGGCTGCGGTAACCTGCCCAATCACAGCCTTCCCCCTGGGCAGTGGGCACGACTGGCCTTGGAGCCCAGTG GAAGGAGGCAGCGTGACTCCAAACTGACACTGTCCCAGGGCGCGGCCAGGCAGCTGGACCCTGGGGAACATCTGAACCAGGGTGGGCCCCACCTGGCCTCCAGGCCACCACCCCAAG GAGACCCTGGCGGTTGGCAAAAGGGGTCTGGAGCCGCTAGAGCAGAGGCGCGGGGCCAGCCTGCCGTGAGTGCCTACCTGGCAGATGCCCGCCGGGCCTTGGGCTCTGCAGGCTGTAGCCAGCTCCTGGCAGCACTGACCACCTACAAACGGGATGATGACTTTGAGAAGGTGGTGGCTGTGGTGGCGGCACTTACCACATCGAGGCCAGAGGATTTGGCCCTGTTGCAGA GGTTCAGCATGTTTGTGCGTCCGCACCACAAGGAACGCTTCCGGCAGACGTGCGCAGACCTGACCGGCCAACCTGCCCCAGGCACGAGCACCGAGCTGCCAGGACCCCGGGAAGGGAGCCCCACCGTGCCTCCTGACCTCGCCCCCGGGGCTGCTGGGCCAG GCCCCTCAGAGCAGGAGAGGCCAGGGACGACTCAGAGCAAGATCTCCTCCTTCCTGACACGGGGGCCCCCCGGGGCCCCCCTGGGACACACGCAGCCCCAGAGTGGTAGGTCTCCTGTGGGGCCGTGGGAGGCCGGCCCAAGCAGCAGGCCGGCGGTGCTCACAGCGGTCCCTGCGGCAGGCCTGGTGTGCCCCGGCTGCAGGGTGGAGGAAGCGGTCCCCTTCCAGTGCCCCTCCTGTGACTTTCACTGCTGCCGGGCCTGCTGGCAACAGCACCTCCAG GCCAATAGGAGGATGTGCCCTGCCTGCTATGCCACCACCAGGAAGCAGAGCCTCTCGCAGATCTTCTGGCCGGAGTCCCAGTGA